In Phoenix dactylifera cultivar Barhee BC4 chromosome 1, palm_55x_up_171113_PBpolish2nd_filt_p, whole genome shotgun sequence, the genomic stretch ACggcaagaagaaaaattttggtAGCCCCCTTGCTATGATCTTGCCAATTTCTGCAACATTTGCAACTTTCACAAATTTTGCTTCTTTACACAACAAGGAAGTTTCATTTTATATGGCCCGCAAATTGGATGTGAATAGGAAAATGATGGACTTAATAATATGAGTATTAATATATTTCAATAAGATGAACTTTGCTTCTTTTGATAGGAGAGGGAGTCCAgtcctttcaatttcaaaatctATAGCGGGACATCAAAATCAAAGATCTGTAGCGTGCATGCTTATTTGTATTATTAAACATatctagaaataaaaaaaattatgtggtTTAGTACTCTCTATTCTATACATTAagtcgatgcaaaaataaatggTTAAAATGATGTAAGACCTTGTTTTGctataattaataatatgaatttttaatttaaatactctATTTCTATATTTTAGTACACtagcataatagaaattatattcACATGATTTATAACTTATAGAACACCAAAGTATGTGATATTTGGTCTCTAGGTATTTTTAGTAGTATAGATCGAGATTAACTATATGAATATTTGAGTTAAATACCTTATTATTGATTTTAGACTCACAAGGAGTAAATACCCTCCCCTGGAGATGAGCATAGTCCATCTCTACTTAATTCCGCCCAATGTTAAAAAAGTTGCTTGCAAGCATCATTCTATTCCCTACTTTAATTGGCCAGTTGTGGTCACTGGCCTAGGTTATTGGTCCATCACACTTACCCTCTTGTGTACTGCACAAGTTCTGAGCAGCCATATTGACAGGGGAACATCGATAGCCTTGTAACATCTTCAGTTGAATACAAATACCAAAAATTGCCATGCCTAGAATTGCAGTTCttttaagattttctttgtCGCTATTATgcaacttgattcaaatctcaTATGCATGTTCCACGCTTTCTGATAATTCCTGTTTCATTTAAAAAATGTCATCCTGCAATCTCTTCTGTGCAAACCTCACAAGAAGAAACCGCTCATCCATCCAATTAATGCTGTCTAACGTTTTTTTTCTAGCTTTATTGAGTTTTTAGTTTCCAAgcttttttccttctctcaCATCTATTTTCTTACATCATTAGAAGAGAGTCTGAATGGTagccatattttttttcttatcaagTTAAATCCTGTCTTTTGATATGCTGTATATGTGCATTACATCACATGATGCAGACATTATTAGTTTTACTAAAAAACGACCCTAATAATTGATATAAAAAAGGTGGCAGGTCCACCCTGTTTCTGTCtgaagagtaaaagaaagaaaggaggaaaTTCTAATTATTAGACATGAATTTTATATcattaaaattatttataaacTACTTAATTGTAAGTACAAGTGGTGgcattgctaaaaaaaaaagaaaaagaaaaaaaaaggtagctTCCCATTTTATTGTAGATGGAATCAAATGAACTCAAATTTTCCATGAATCTGATATATGAGCTACGGGTAAGTGTGAGCATGACAAATGCTCATTTCCAATCTACTAAATCTCTTCTGCTGAGGATGAAAGCTTACGTAGCTATAACTCGCATGTTGATAATGACACATCCTTTTCTCAGGAAGATGCACTTCCCCTTAATTTTCTAACGTtaacctgcaaaataatctgcttgcttttattattattattttttaaataagcaTACTGTTTGTGTCCCTGTGGATTTGCTTTCCTTGTGTCTGTCAATTTTTAGTATTTGTTTGTATGTAtgagagagattttttttttttaaatttttgatgaAGCGGGAGGTACGACTACCCGTAATGCAATGTATGAGAGAGATTCTACTGGAAAAGGCATTTCGTATATGAGCTAGAGATAGCTGTAAAAAATCAACTAATagatattttcttcttttttttttttttgatggatccCCACCATTTTGCTAGGAAAAAAAGGTTTGTTACCTTATAATCAACTACTATTCAAAGGGACAGACGGTAATCCCAAACAAAGAAGGGCACAGATTGATGTTACAAAGAGGCTAGCATGCATTCTATGTTGCCAATTCTCTTTCTGATTCCAGATACCAAAACAGGACCTGTTAAAAGAGAAACAACAATCTTtgtatcttttttttgttttgagtaATTAAAGATAACAGTGTCACCACCGAAAAGCTTTAGATCAGTGGCTTTGTCTTCCCTTGAGAAATCCCTTGCAGACCTTCTCCCAAAAGCCCCTGTCAGGTTCAGCTCCCTCCAATCTGCTTTTGGTATCATCAGCAAAGCCTCTCTGATAGACATAAAACCATTGTCTTGGAAAGATCCATCTTGGTAGACCAAAACAAGAGATGCTCATTAAAAAGAGACTTACATCAATGGTGCTCTTGTTTGCAAGCTGATCTATAAGATTGTGCAAGATATCTTTGGTGTACTCCGGGTGCCCTTGTATTCCCAGGACATGGTCTCCAATTGCAAACATTTCTACGCCGGTCCTCTCCGAGAAGGCGAGCACCTCGGCCCCCGACGGCACCTCCCACACCTGATTCCATCAACGACTCAAATGTGACAAAATCATGCAACAACATTGTATACTAGTGCAAGAGCATTAGAAGCTGTCTTGGTGTTTTGAAACCAAGACACTCATAAACCTCATCTTGATGGCACTCGATGATTAGAGCACTGTGAGGAAACTCTTCAAGACCTTGCAGGAATTTGTACTGCGACaagtcttccatcatgctcaccTTCCTA encodes the following:
- the LOC103709804 gene encoding gamma-glutamyl peptidase 3-like isoform X1 produces the protein MDASGKKRYALLLAAKDSAYVKKIYGGYFNVFVEAFGDEGETWDIYRVIDGEFPGVKELDGYDGFVISGSPHDAYGNDPWILRLCFLLQTLDAMQKRVLGICFGHQVLCRALGGRVGKAYGGWDIGVRKVSMMEDLSQYKFLQGLEEFPHSALIIECHQDEVWEVPSGAEVLAFSERTGVEMFAIGDHVLGIQGHPEYTKDILHNLIDQLANKSTIDRGFADDTKSRLEGAEPDRGFWEKVCKGFLKGRQSH